The proteins below come from a single Cervus elaphus chromosome 4, mCerEla1.1, whole genome shotgun sequence genomic window:
- the TNNI3 gene encoding troponin I, cardiac muscle, with amino-acid sequence MADQSGGRTAGDTVPAPPPVRRRSSANYRAYATEPHAKKKSKISASRKLQLKTLMLQIAKQELEREAEERRGEKGRALSTRCQPLELAGLGFEELQDLCRQLHARVDKVDEERYDVEAKVTKNITEIADLNQKIFDLRGKFKRPTLRRVRISADAMMQALLGARAKETLDLRAHLKQVKKEDTEKENREVGDWRKNIDALSGMEGRKKKFEG; translated from the exons ATGGCGGACCA GAGCGGCGGCAGGACG GCGGGGGACACGGTCCCCGCGCCCCCTCCTGTCCGACGCCGCTCGTCAGCCAACTACCGCGCCTACGCCACGGAGCCGCACGCCAAG AAAAAGTCTAAGATCTCCGCCTCGAGGAAACTGCAGCTGAAG accctgatgctgcagaTTGCGAAGCAGGAACTGGAACGGGAGGCCGAGGAGCGGCGAGGAGAGAAGGGGCGCGCTCTTAGCACACGGTGCCAGCCCCTGGAGTTGGCCGGGCTGGGCTTCGAGGAGCTCCAG GACTTGTGCCGACAGCTCCACGCCCGCGTGGACAAGGTGGATGAGGAGAGATACGACGTGGAGGCGAAAGTCACTAAGAACATCACGGAG ATTGCAGATCTGAACCAGAAGATCTTTGACCTTCGGGGCAAGTTCAAGCGGCCCACTCTGCGAAGAGTGCGGATCTCTGCAGATGCCATGATGCAGGCACTGCTGGGCGCCAGGGCTAAGGAGACCTTAGACCTGCGGGCCCACCTCAAGCAGGTGAAGAAGGAGGACACGGAGAAG GAAAACCGAGAGGTGGGAGACTGGCGCAAGAACATCGATGCATTGAGCGGAATGGAAGGCCGCAAGAAAAAGTTTGAGGGCTGA